A part of Chloroflexota bacterium genomic DNA contains:
- a CDS encoding metallophosphoesterase family protein, with protein MTSHRIVILSDIHGILASLNTALGEILRDPPDEIIVSGDFVGGPQSHETLTRLRELNCHFILGNGEIRMLQMHNRTAPEAWWTYRQFDLGRFIFNQLTEDDLTFISTLPEQLHLKFNGADPIRVVHATPWSTSQLMYPDRDPDLLQRALDAIEEQVLILGHIHQPGIYRVNGKLAVNAGALSNNLMGRSQISYASLEWEGDAWQPTIHTLQPDYEAIKSSFVETGFYEAAYPFSRAFWESIQTGEDTPYFLIESAFNRAKAASLAEIDFVPDEHWLAAGEEFPWKLDF; from the coding sequence ATGACCTCTCATCGAATTGTGATCCTTTCTGATATCCACGGGATCCTGGCCTCCCTTAATACTGCCCTGGGCGAAATTTTACGTGACCCACCGGACGAGATCATCGTCTCCGGCGATTTCGTCGGTGGCCCTCAAAGCCACGAAACCCTTACCCGCCTGAGAGAACTCAACTGCCATTTCATTCTGGGTAATGGCGAGATCCGTATGCTGCAAATGCACAATCGGACAGCCCCGGAAGCCTGGTGGACCTATCGCCAGTTTGACCTGGGCCGTTTTATTTTCAACCAGCTGACCGAAGATGACCTGACCTTCATCTCCACCCTTCCCGAGCAGCTTCATCTCAAATTCAATGGCGCAGACCCGATCCGAGTGGTGCATGCCACCCCCTGGAGCACCAGCCAGCTGATGTACCCGGACCGCGACCCCGATCTGCTTCAGCGAGCGTTGGATGCCATCGAAGAACAGGTGCTGATCCTCGGGCATATCCACCAGCCGGGAATCTACCGGGTGAACGGGAAACTGGCGGTGAATGCCGGCGCGCTCAGCAATAACCTGATGGGGAGATCCCAGATCAGTTATGCCAGTCTGGAATGGGAAGGCGATGCCTGGCAGCCCACCATTCACACCCTCCAGCCGGACTATGAGGCAATTAAATCGTCCTTTGTGGAGACCGGCTTTTATGAAGCCGCCTATCCCTTCAGCCGGGCCTTTTGGGAAAGTATCCAAACTGGTGAAGATACGCCATACTTCCTGATCGAATCCGCGTTCAATCGTGCCAAAGCGGCAAGCTTGGCGGAAATTGATTTCGTCCCGGATGAGCATTGGCTGGCCGCGGGAGAAGAATTTCCCTGGAAGTTGGATTTTTAA
- the priA gene encoding primosomal protein N' produces MASFVEVAINLPQISDTYHYNLPEDLQGSVRPGSLVIVPFGKQRAQGVVLRRVEQPDVAKLKDIEDLVDEKPALTPAQIALAEWMAEETLSPLGACINLMLPTGLSQRTDTLVRLNPDLAIDEADLSTLEKRIVNLLQERGELRGRQLNASLRHVEWRGVVRKLARKGIVHTHAVLPPTRVRPKTVRKVALNIPPENIETLPAPLSKVAKVHERRLHVLRFLSGEAGLVEPSWIFAQTGANNGDLKMLSEAGLITLRQAEVMRDPLEDTVYVPEKAPELTHDQTLAWDQILKGLQKSQQEQTPAPFLLHGVTGSGKTELYLRAVRETLEAGKTALILVPEISLTPQTIKRFLSRFPDQVGVIHSQLSEGERYDTWRRVRDGDLSVIVGPRSALFMPLENLGLIVVDECHHESYDQSDFLPYYHAVPTAVAAARLTQTAILLGSATPRVTQYFQAASGNWSLIELPHRILAHREAIAHHAQRLGIELPKLTGEGETADLGLPKVSIVDMRQELVAGNRSIFSRELKSGIEHVLATHQQAILFLNRRGTATYVFCRNCGYVVKCPRDDKPLTYHSHGDQLICHTCGYQRKMPKTCPECGSNQIRQLGTGTEKVEQMVREQFPQARTLRWDAETTRKKGAHEVILNLFTNHKADILIGTQMLAKGLDLPLVTLVGVILAEVGLNLPDYRSGERTFQLLTQVAGRAGRSPLGGQVVLQTYEPNNYAIQAAAQHDFAGFYQKELAFRRETQYPPFSRLVKLEYQNTDPRRAESTAEALAAKLREWIRQENSRIEMIGPVPCFFTRLYGRYRWQIILKGQDPTSLLRNRPLTDWMIEVDPSSLL; encoded by the coding sequence ATGGCTTCCTTTGTTGAAGTAGCAATCAACCTCCCGCAAATTTCCGATACCTACCATTACAACCTGCCTGAAGACCTGCAAGGATCTGTCCGGCCCGGTTCGCTGGTGATTGTGCCTTTTGGTAAACAGCGTGCTCAGGGTGTAGTATTACGGCGTGTGGAACAGCCCGATGTTGCAAAGCTCAAGGATATTGAGGATCTGGTGGATGAAAAGCCGGCCCTCACCCCTGCCCAGATCGCCCTGGCGGAATGGATGGCGGAGGAAACGCTCTCCCCGCTGGGCGCCTGCATCAACCTGATGCTGCCCACCGGGCTGAGCCAGCGCACCGACACTTTGGTGCGGCTGAACCCAGATCTGGCGATAGATGAAGCAGACCTTTCAACTTTGGAAAAACGAATCGTCAACCTGCTGCAGGAACGCGGTGAACTGCGCGGCCGCCAATTAAACGCCTCTCTGCGGCATGTCGAATGGCGTGGTGTGGTGCGCAAACTGGCCAGGAAAGGCATCGTCCACACCCACGCGGTGCTGCCACCTACCCGGGTGCGGCCTAAGACAGTCCGCAAGGTAGCGCTAAACATTCCCCCTGAGAACATCGAAACCCTACCGGCCCCGCTCAGCAAGGTTGCTAAAGTTCATGAACGCCGACTGCATGTCCTGCGCTTCCTCTCCGGGGAAGCTGGACTGGTGGAACCCAGCTGGATATTCGCCCAGACCGGTGCAAACAATGGCGACCTAAAAATGCTCTCGGAAGCGGGGCTCATCACCCTGCGCCAGGCCGAGGTCATGCGGGACCCCCTGGAGGACACCGTTTACGTCCCCGAAAAAGCCCCCGAACTGACCCATGACCAGACTCTGGCCTGGGATCAGATCCTTAAGGGACTGCAGAAATCCCAACAAGAACAAACCCCAGCCCCCTTCCTGCTGCACGGCGTGACCGGTTCCGGCAAGACGGAACTTTACCTGCGTGCCGTACGAGAAACGCTCGAAGCCGGGAAAACTGCCCTGATCCTCGTACCGGAGATTTCCCTCACCCCTCAGACCATCAAGCGCTTCCTCTCGCGCTTCCCCGACCAGGTCGGTGTGATCCATTCACAGCTTTCCGAAGGGGAACGCTACGACACCTGGCGGCGTGTGCGTGATGGCGATCTTTCAGTGATCGTCGGCCCGCGCAGCGCACTGTTCATGCCGCTGGAAAACCTGGGTTTGATCGTGGTGGATGAATGCCATCACGAATCCTATGACCAGTCGGATTTTCTGCCCTATTACCACGCCGTGCCGACCGCCGTGGCCGCTGCCAGGCTAACCCAGACTGCGATCCTGTTGGGTTCCGCCACCCCCCGTGTGACCCAATATTTCCAGGCAGCCAGCGGTAACTGGTCGCTGATCGAACTGCCCCACCGGATCCTCGCCCACCGGGAAGCCATTGCTCATCACGCCCAACGGCTGGGGATTGAGCTGCCTAAACTCACGGGCGAGGGCGAGACGGCCGACCTGGGACTGCCAAAGGTCTCCATTGTGGATATGCGCCAGGAGCTGGTTGCAGGAAATCGCAGCATCTTCAGCCGTGAGCTGAAAAGCGGGATCGAACACGTCCTGGCAACCCACCAGCAGGCGATCCTGTTCCTCAACCGCCGGGGAACCGCCACTTATGTCTTCTGCCGCAACTGCGGTTATGTGGTCAAATGCCCACGGGATGACAAACCACTCACCTATCACAGCCATGGCGACCAGTTGATCTGCCATACCTGTGGGTATCAACGCAAGATGCCCAAGACCTGTCCGGAGTGCGGCAGCAACCAAATCCGCCAGTTGGGCACGGGGACTGAAAAAGTGGAACAGATGGTGCGGGAACAATTTCCCCAAGCCCGTACACTGCGCTGGGATGCAGAGACCACCCGTAAAAAAGGCGCTCATGAAGTGATCCTCAACCTCTTCACCAACCACAAGGCCGACATTCTGATCGGCACACAGATGCTGGCGAAGGGATTGGACCTGCCATTGGTGACGCTGGTCGGCGTGATCCTGGCCGAGGTAGGCCTGAACCTGCCGGACTACCGGTCGGGTGAGCGCACCTTCCAGTTGCTGACCCAGGTGGCGGGACGAGCCGGTCGCAGCCCCCTGGGCGGGCAGGTTGTGCTGCAAACCTATGAGCCGAATAACTACGCCATCCAGGCAGCAGCCCAGCATGACTTTGCCGGCTTCTATCAAAAAGAGCTGGCCTTCCGAAGGGAAACCCAATACCCACCCTTCAGCCGTTTGGTCAAGCTGGAATATCAAAACACGGACCCTCGCAGGGCGGAAAGCACCGCGGAAGCCCTGGCCGCCAAGCTGCGAGAGTGGATCCGTCAGGAGAACAGCCGGATCGAGATGATCGGACCTGTACCTTGCTTCTTCACCCGGCTCTACGGACGCTACCGCTGGCAGATCATTCTGAAGGGGCAGGACCCCACCAGCCTGCTCCGTAACCGCCCCCTGACGGACTGGATGATCGAAGTGGACCCATCCAGCCTGCTCTGA
- a CDS encoding MFS transporter has protein sequence MERKIRWYDYITVNIFYFALTARSQTLTPLILPLLVQAFMGDEVKGAAYGNLRLWALMIAVLMQGLIGILSDRSTSRMGRRRPFILIGGVTEVLVFLGIGVIAATLEGPTGYWVLFGTYILSMLSSNTGHAAAQGLIPDLIPESKHGIFSGIKAFFELPAPLIFVSFVITKMVEAGNIWGALLVLSGVVLACTLITMLVPEKPIKQPPEKMDWKPILRLVAMTAVFTIIILGSGELVQFVNGLAVDLPDTTALIVTAAMGVVGMAIAVILGVWTSVRISLGGGEKSTTDKKSFTWWVINRLAFLVGSTNLASFVLYFLQERFPELQGASAAGPTAKLVMFVGIAILISSIPAGWLTDKFGRKLLCALSGVIATVGTVVVIASVSMTMLYIGGLMVGVAIGIFYSASWALGTSMVPKNEAGRYLGIQNLAGAGAGAIGAYIGGPIGDGVGFTVLMGIFGLLFLISTLALFGVKDQPKGTGEPPVGAASVEPE, from the coding sequence ATGGAACGTAAGATCCGCTGGTACGACTATATAACCGTCAACATCTTCTACTTCGCACTGACCGCCCGGTCACAAACCCTCACGCCCCTGATTCTGCCATTGCTGGTGCAGGCTTTTATGGGTGATGAGGTTAAGGGCGCGGCTTATGGTAATTTGCGCTTATGGGCCTTGATGATTGCTGTACTTATGCAGGGCCTGATCGGCATCCTTTCGGACCGCAGCACCTCCCGGATGGGCCGAAGGCGGCCTTTCATTCTGATTGGCGGCGTGACCGAAGTGCTGGTCTTCCTTGGAATCGGCGTGATCGCCGCCACCCTGGAAGGGCCAACAGGCTATTGGGTCCTGTTTGGGACCTATATCCTCTCGATGCTCTCCTCCAACACGGGTCACGCGGCGGCCCAAGGCCTGATCCCCGACCTGATCCCCGAAAGCAAACACGGGATCTTCTCCGGAATTAAAGCCTTCTTTGAACTCCCTGCACCTTTGATCTTTGTCTCCTTTGTCATCACCAAGATGGTTGAAGCCGGCAATATTTGGGGAGCCTTGCTGGTATTGAGCGGTGTCGTACTCGCCTGCACCCTGATCACGATGCTGGTGCCCGAAAAGCCAATTAAACAGCCGCCTGAGAAGATGGATTGGAAACCCATCCTGCGTCTGGTGGCAATGACCGCGGTGTTCACCATCATCATCCTCGGATCGGGTGAACTGGTGCAGTTCGTCAACGGCCTGGCGGTTGATCTGCCGGACACAACGGCTCTGATCGTCACCGCTGCGATGGGCGTGGTGGGTATGGCGATTGCCGTCATCCTGGGCGTCTGGACCAGCGTTCGCATCAGCCTGGGTGGTGGTGAAAAGAGCACTACGGATAAGAAATCCTTCACCTGGTGGGTGATCAACCGCCTGGCCTTCCTGGTCGGCTCCACCAACCTGGCTTCATTTGTGCTTTACTTCCTACAGGAACGCTTCCCCGAACTGCAAGGAGCTTCCGCTGCCGGCCCAACAGCCAAATTGGTCATGTTTGTGGGAATCGCGATTCTGATCTCCAGCATCCCCGCCGGCTGGTTGACGGATAAATTTGGACGAAAACTGCTTTGCGCACTCAGCGGCGTCATCGCCACTGTTGGGACAGTCGTGGTAATTGCCTCGGTCAGCATGACCATGCTCTACATCGGTGGCTTGATGGTCGGTGTCGCCATCGGCATCTTTTATTCCGCCAGCTGGGCACTGGGCACTTCGATGGTACCCAAGAATGAAGCCGGACGTTACCTCGGTATTCAAAACCTGGCCGGAGCGGGTGCGGGCGCTATAGGCGCTTATATCGGCGGCCCGATTGGCGACGGCGTGGGATTTACCGTACTGATGGGGATCTTCGGCCTGCTCTTCCTGATTTCCACCCTGGCGCTGTTCGGTGTCAAGGACCAGCCCAAGGGAACTGGGGAGCCTCCTGTTGGCGCTGCCAGCGTGGAACCGGAATAA
- a CDS encoding phosphoribosyltransferase yields MVQRQEVLTWNDVDQIIDHLLPQFELTFDGMIMISRGGIVPGGLLAEAMNIQKILIAAVDFPSELTEMERPRLLAWPNFLMFPEDDLVDGERILIVDDVWGSGRTITSVKNRVAAAGGFPYTCVLHFNPYRNLFGTNRPDYFAAITDAYIVYPWEMDRDPKGSLLHDL; encoded by the coding sequence ATGGTTCAACGACAAGAAGTGCTCACCTGGAATGATGTTGATCAAATCATCGATCATCTCCTTCCCCAATTTGAATTAACCTTCGATGGCATGATTATGATCTCCCGCGGCGGGATCGTCCCCGGCGGGCTTTTGGCCGAAGCGATGAACATTCAAAAGATCCTGATCGCAGCCGTGGATTTCCCCTCGGAATTGACCGAGATGGAACGCCCCCGCCTGCTGGCCTGGCCCAATTTCCTGATGTTCCCGGAAGATGATCTGGTGGATGGTGAAAGAATCCTGATTGTGGATGATGTCTGGGGCTCGGGTCGGACAATCACCTCGGTGAAAAACCGGGTGGCAGCGGCGGGCGGCTTCCCCTATACCTGTGTGCTGCACTTCAACCCCTATCGCAACCTCTTTGGGACCAACCGGCCGGATTACTTTGCCGCCATCACCGATGCCTACATTGTTTATCCCTGGGAGATGGACCGCGACCCCAAAGGTTCCCTGCTGCATGACCTGTAG
- a CDS encoding MFS transporter: MENRATPAAPKKRLSRPLWIALLMLGFAGQLAWAVENQFFNTFLYNEITPDPRPISWMVAITALVATVTAILMGALSDRMRTRWGRRKPFLVIGYIAWGIITALFPSSANFSTVSAGVFMAILLDSLMTFFGSSANDAAFNAYVADVTTVENRGKVTGALEIMKWVAILIVYGGAGIVIDLVGYPVFFYFIGGMVLLVGLVCAPLIKEELPEEKPQGSYWQHIVSTFKVKNLRENRDFFLVMAAVALFGLGQNVFFPYLLVYLEHYVHLEALQYSILVGGAILIGGIGAAYPLGILVDKWGRYPVAVLAVILEAVGLVAFSLTNNFILLMVTGIMWLAPMAAWTIAALTWSKDLFPAESRGLYAGYYVLFMVALAMIPGPLIGGWLGSSFGLPIMLNGQSGFVPTSLIFQVAAGITLLALIPLLLTKRKPVQNGKQAEQAE, translated from the coding sequence ATGGAAAATCGCGCCACCCCTGCTGCGCCAAAGAAACGCCTCTCACGTCCTCTTTGGATCGCCCTGCTCATGCTGGGCTTTGCCGGCCAATTGGCCTGGGCCGTGGAAAATCAGTTTTTCAACACCTTTCTCTATAACGAGATTACACCCGACCCACGCCCAATCAGCTGGATGGTGGCAATCACAGCATTGGTTGCCACGGTGACGGCGATCCTGATGGGCGCGCTCAGTGACCGGATGCGGACCCGCTGGGGACGGCGCAAACCCTTCCTCGTGATTGGTTATATCGCCTGGGGGATCATTACGGCTCTGTTCCCCTCCTCGGCTAATTTCAGCACGGTTTCCGCTGGGGTGTTCATGGCTATTTTGCTCGATTCCCTGATGACCTTCTTCGGGTCCAGCGCCAATGATGCGGCCTTCAATGCCTATGTTGCCGATGTGACCACGGTGGAAAACCGCGGCAAGGTGACCGGTGCGTTGGAAATAATGAAATGGGTCGCCATCCTGATTGTTTACGGCGGTGCAGGGATCGTGATTGACCTGGTGGGATACCCGGTGTTCTTCTATTTCATCGGTGGGATGGTGCTGTTGGTTGGGCTGGTCTGCGCGCCGTTGATCAAAGAGGAACTGCCCGAGGAAAAACCGCAAGGTTCCTATTGGCAACACATCGTCAGCACTTTCAAGGTCAAGAACCTGCGCGAGAACCGGGACTTCTTCCTGGTGATGGCTGCGGTGGCCTTGTTTGGGCTGGGACAGAATGTCTTCTTCCCCTACTTGCTGGTTTATTTAGAGCATTATGTCCATTTGGAAGCTCTCCAATATTCAATCCTGGTGGGTGGTGCGATTCTGATAGGTGGGATTGGTGCGGCCTATCCCCTGGGCATTTTGGTGGATAAATGGGGGCGCTACCCGGTTGCCGTGCTGGCTGTGATTTTGGAGGCGGTTGGTTTGGTAGCCTTTTCGCTGACCAATAACTTCATCCTGCTGATGGTCACGGGCATTATGTGGCTGGCGCCGATGGCCGCCTGGACGATTGCCGCGCTGACCTGGAGCAAGGACCTTTTCCCCGCCGAAAGTCGGGGACTTTATGCCGGGTATTATGTGCTATTCATGGTGGCGCTGGCAATGATCCCTGGACCATTAATCGGTGGGTGGCTGGGATCAAGTTTTGGTTTGCCGATCATGCTGAATGGGCAATCGGGCTTTGTCCCCACATCCCTGATCTTCCAGGTGGCAGCGGGAATCACCCTGCTGGCACTGATCCCGCTCTTACTCACCAAACGTAAACCAGTTCAAAATGGTAAACAAGCGGAGCAAGCGGAATGA